The following are from one region of the Cyclopterus lumpus isolate fCycLum1 chromosome 21, fCycLum1.pri, whole genome shotgun sequence genome:
- the pikfyve gene encoding 1-phosphatidylinositol 3-phosphate 5-kinase isoform X6: MAADDMSSSSTDWSTEPLISSPTSPSHLTHFKPLTPEQDEPPLRSAYSSFVNLFRFNHKEDGRPPSAVSEKTDVPSPSPQSERKSWSTSPTQSLYSSRSHRKPHPDHLRRTSTASVDWPDCSRKSDTPLSNHDPRTAVQLRTALKRLKEIMDGKSQDSDLKQYWMPDSQCKECYDCNEKFTTFRRRHHCRLCGQIFCSRCCNQEIPGKFMGYTGDLRACTYCRKIALSYAHSTDPCSIGEDLSALSDSTCSVCVEPSEPRTPVGGRKSSRNIFLEEDLTWQRKTPIGMGKNMIHQEPQNSGLTSRLTALQEDGGKSPARKRSASVTNLSLDRPGSSMVPSYDSSVSPPTSRDMAGAKSGAKLDHSEEERKILLDSSQLKDLWKKICHNSTGMEFQDHRYWLRTYPNCIVGKELVNWLLRNGTISTRAQAIAIGQALVDGRWLDCVTHHDQLFRDEYALYRPLQSTELSETPSPDSDSVNSVEGHSEPSWFKDIKFDDSDTEQLADETEYSMPNSASPSKTTSVSSFQSVVDSDSAASINLNTEQNNVNFHIKKQAKYPHVPSAADPKAEFLLSEDGGQNIVMSDAFIKESLFNRRVEEKAKEMLFTPLGWHHSSLDQLREENGEKKAMERLLSANHSHMMALLQQLLYSESLSLSWRDVIVPVVRQVVQTVRPDVRNCDDDMDIRQLVHIKKISGGRKFDSTVVNGFVCTKNIAHKKMNAYIKNPKILLLKCSIEYLYREESKFSCIDPIVLQEREFLKNYVQRIVDVCPTLVLVERTVSRIAQDMLLEHGITLVINVKAQVLDRVSRMTQGDLVMSMDQLLTKPRLGTCLKFYMQSFTLANDEVKTLMFFEGCPLHLGCSIKLRGASEYELARVKEIIMLMVCVAYHSQLEISFLMDEFAMPPSLAQSTSFPCLLEGTSAEEEEEEEGEEEANGETIGGSLEKTVVPEDSAPGGRTEEEGLPDESSPTNGDTDTLQDKRHPNLSSPVQDQEAGSKEAMTSTPFSSPIAPPLCLLPPFLMEEDPAMDADTVLMASEGETGSEGSLARGDSRDPDDGEGAATTRLFRDPLQDDTGMFVAEQVDSSDDRLKSISAVFKQELKDIILCISPFFTFKEPFLLMPAGMHCPSRDYFPEQVYLSPLLNKDYKELDGRRKRQLLKDSAPSALVGGQTNGAAPPKPIDVLPSHSLTSTRIIELLSGSQDLARMVADYRAKGGRIRQREAVDPFGGVPSKAADAPVKPARADSEEEKPGKPTDMSWAPKLDCLNPVNHQRLCVLFSSSSAQSSNAPNPCVSPWIVTMDFYGKNDLSLGVFLERYCFRPSYHCPSMFCETPMVHHIRRFVHGSGCVQIVLKELDSPVPGYQHTILNYSWCRACKQVTPVVPLSNDSWSMSFAKYLELRFYGHQYTRRANAEPCGHSIHKDYHQYFSYNQMVASFSYTSVRLLEICLPRPKIFIRNLGPSKSNLQQDLKDFSQKVTQVYLAIDDRLTSLKTDTFSKTREEKMEDLFAQKDMEDAELRSWIEKLQVKIQACGLDSPQQVQAVLESLVMKKQGLCEMLQSWNSRLQDLFQQEKGRKRLSVPPSPGRHRQTAADESKSTLDSSPRNPSPVVQNGDKEDRHLCILSSTSSSLLPSPGELGADPFTPVPSFTEQDSVSLPEDVFDGHLLGSTDSQVKEKSTMKAILATFLPGNSYNPIPFPFEPDKHYLMYEHERVPIAVCEREPSSIIAFALSCKEYKTSLDDLSKTSSAGGEETPQATSAGEGRARSSPLRPSESASSQQSRTSLETDPLKDADLADKQKKQTLNPHVELQFSDANAKFYCRIYYAEEFHKMREEIMESTEEDFVRSLSHCVNWQARGGKSGAVFYATEDDRFILKQMPRLEVQSFLDFAPHYFTYITGAVQQKRPTALAKILGVYRIGYKNSQNNTEKKLDLLVMENLFYGRKMAQVFDLKGSLRNRNVKTDSGKESCEVVLLDENLLKLIHDNPLYIRSHCKAILRAAIHSDAYFLSSHLIIDYSLLVGRDDATDQLVVGIIDYIRTFTWDKRLEMVVKSTGILGGQGKMPTVVSPELYRSRFCEAMDKYFLMVPDHWTGLGVNC; the protein is encoded by the exons ACTGCAGCAGGAAGTCCGACACCCCCCTCAGTAATCACGACCCTCGCACCGCTGTGCAGCTTCGCACTGCACTGAAGAGGCTGAAAGAAATAATGGATGGAAAGAGCCAG gacAGCGACCTGAAGCAGTACTGGATGCCAGACAGCCAGTGTAAAGAGTGCTACGACTGCAATGAGAAGTTCACGACCTTCCGCCGCCGCCACCACTGCCGCCTGTGCGGACAGATCTTCTGCAGCCGCTGCTGCAACCAGGAAATCCCCGGAAAGTTCATGGGCTACACGG GCGACCTGCGCGCCTGTACGTACTGCCGTAAGATAGCGCTGAGCTACGCTCACTCGACCGACCCGTGCTCCATCGGCGAGGACCTGAGCGCCTTGTCCGACTCCACCTGCTCTGTGTGCGTGGAGCCCAGCGAGCCTCGGACACCTGTAGGCGGACGCAAGTCCAGCAGGAATATCTTCCTCGAGGAAGACCTGACCTGGCAGag AAAAACTCCTATTGGGATGGGAAAGAA taTGATTCACCAGGAGCCGCAGAACAGTGGCCTCACTTCCAGACTGACGGCGCTCCAAGAAGACGGCGGCAAATCACCCGCCAGGAAGAG ATCTGCCAGCGTGACCAACCTGTCGCTGGACCGCCCCGGGTCCTCCATGGTGCCGTCCTACGACAGCTCCGTCAGCCCGCCGACCAGCCGAGACATGGCGGGCGCCAAGAGCGGCGCCAAGCTGGACcacagcgaggaggagaggaagatccTACTG GACTCCTCCCAGCTGAAGGACCTGTGGAAGAAGATCTGCCACAACAGCACAGGGATGGAGTTCCAGGACCACAGATATTGGCTGAGGACCTACCCCaactgcattgtgggaaaagAGCTTGTCAACTGGCTGCTGAGGAATGGCACCATCTCCACCAG GGCCCAGGCCATCGCCATCGGCCAGGCGTTGGTGGACGGCCGCTGGCTGGACTGCGTCACCCACCACGACCAGCTGTTCAGGGACGAGTACGCTCTCTACCGCCCCCTCCAG AGTACAGAGCTCTCGGAGACGCCGTCTCCGGACAGCGACAGCGTGAACTCCGTGGAGGGACACTCGGAGCCGTCCTGGTTCAAGGACATCAAGTTTGACGACAGCGACACGGAGCAGCTGGCAGACGAGACCGAGTACTCCATGCCGA aCTCTGCCAGCCCCAGCAAGACCACGTCCGTCAGCAGCTTCCAGTCCGTGGTGGACAGCGACTCCGCCGCCTCCATCAACCTCAACACGGAGCAAAACAACGTCAACTTCCACATCAAGAAGCAGGCCAAGTATCCACATGTGCCATCTGCAGCGGATCCGAAAG CTGAATTCCTTCTGTctgaggatggaggacagaacATCGTCATGAGTGACGCCTTCATCAAGG AGTCTCTGTTCAACCGCCGCGTGGAGGAGAAAGCCAAAGAGATGCTGTTCACGCCGCTCGGTTGGCACCACAGCTCTCTGGATCAACTCCGAGAGGAGAACGGGGAGAAGAAGGCCATGGAGAGGCTGCT CTCCGCCAACCACAGCCACATGATggcgctgctgcagcagctgctctaCAGCGAGTCCCTGTCCCTGTCCTGGCGGGACGTCATCGTCCCCGTGGTCCGACAGGTGGTCCAGACGGTGCGGCCCGACGTCCGCAACTGTGACGACGACATGGACATCCGCCAGCTGGTCCACATCAAGAAG ATCTCTGGAGGCCGTAAGTTTGACTCCACGGTGGTAAACGGCTTCGTGTGCACCAAGAACATCGCCCACAAGAAG ATGAACGCCTACATCAAGAACCCCAAAATCCTGCTTCTGAAGTGCTCCATAGAGTACCTGTACAGGGAGGAGTCCAAGTTCTCGTGCATCGACCCCATCGTGCTGCAG GAGCGAGAGTTTTTGAAGAACTATGTGCAGCGGATAGTCGACGTCTGTCCAACCCTGGTGCTGGTGGAGAGGACCGTGTCTCGCATTGCTCAGGACATGCTGCTGGAGCACGGCATCACACTGGTCATCAACGTCAAAGCG CAAGTCCTGGACAGGGTGAGTCGCATGACCCAGGGAGACCTGGTGATGTCCATGGACCAGCTCCTCACCAAACCTCGTCTGGGAACCTGCCTCAAGTTCTACATGCAGTCCTTCACGCTGGCCAACG ATGAAGTGAAGACTCTGATGTTCTTTGAGGGCTGCCCTCTCCACCTCGGGTGCTCCATCAAGCTGCGAGGAGCCTCTGAGTACGAGCTGGCCAGGGTGAAGGAGATCATCATGCTGATGGTGTGCGTGGCCTACCACTCCCAGCTGGAGATCTCTTTCCTCATGGACGAGTTTGCCATGCCGCCCAGTTTGGCCCAGAGCACCTCCTTCCCCTGCCTGCTGGAGGGCACGtctgcggaggaggaggaggaagaggagggggaggaagaggcgaACGGAGAGACGATCGGAGGGAGCCTGGAAAAAACCGTAGTGCCCGAAGACTCGGCACCGGGAGGACGAACCGAGGAGGAAGGGCTTCCCGACGAGTCGTCGCCCACAAATGGAGATACGGACACTCTCCAAGACAAACGGCATCCCAACTTGTCCTCGCCGGTCCAAGACCAGGAGGCCGGTAGCAAAGAGGCGATGACCTCCACGCCGTTCTCCAGTCCCATCGCGCCgcctctgtgtctcctgccGCCGTTCCTCATGGAGGAAGACCCGGCGATGGACGCCGACACCGTCCTCATGGCGTCCGAGGGCGAGACGGGGTCAGAGGGGAGCCTCGCGAGGGGGGATTCGCGCGATCCGGACGACGGGGAAGGGGCCGCCACGACCCGGTTGTTCCGAGACCCCCTGCAGGACGACACGGGGATGTTCGTGGCCGAGCAGGTGGATTCGTCCGACGACCGTCTGAAGTCCATCTCGGCCGTCTTCAAGCAGGAGCTCAAGGACATCATCCTGTGCATTTCCCCCTTCTTCACATTCAAAGAGCCATTTCTCCTCATGCCTGCTGGCATGCACTGCCCCAGCAGGGATTACTTCCCAGAGCAG GtctacctgtctcccctcctcaACAAGGACTACAAAGAACTGGACGGACGCAGAAAGCGGCAGCTCCTCAAAGACTCCGCCCCCTCCGCTCTGGTCGGCGGACAGACGAATGGCGCCGCTCCGCCGAAGCCCATCGACGTGCTGCCCTCCCACAGCCTCACCAGCACCCGCATCATAGAGCTGCTGAGCGGCAGCCAGGACCTGGCCCGGATGGTGGCGGACTACAGGGCAAAGGGAGGTCGCATCCGACAGAGGGAGGCCGTCGACCCCTTCGGCGGCGTGCCGAGCAAAGCGGCGGACGCACCGGTGAAGCCGGCGAGGGCCGACAGCGAAGAGGAGAAGCCGGGCAAACCGACGGATATGAGCTGGGCCCCCAAG CTGGACTGCCTGAACCCTGTCAACCACCAGAGGCTGTGTGTGCTCTTCAGCAGCTCGTCGGCTCAGTCCAGCAACGCGCCCAACCCCTGCGTCAGCCCGTG GATCGTCACCATGGACTTTTACGGCAAGAACGACCTCTCCCTCGGTGTGTTCCTGGAGCGCTACTGCTTCCG gcCGTCTTACCACTGCCCCAGCATGTTCTGTGAGACTCCCATGGTGCACCACATCCGGCGCTTTGTGCACGGCAGCGGCTGCGTGCAGATTGTGCTGAAGGAGCTGGACTCCCCGGTGCCCGGTTACCAGCACACGATCCTCAACTACTCCTGGTGCCGCGCCTGCAAACAG GTGACGCCGGTGGTGCCGCTGTCCAACGACTCGTGGTCCATGTCGTTCGCCAAATACCTGGAGCTCCGCTTCTACGGCCACCAGTACACCAGGAGGGCGAACGCGGAGCCCTGCGGACACTCCATCCACAAAGACTACCACCAGTACTTCTCCTACAACCAGATGGTGGCTTCCTTCAG CTACACTTCTGTACGGCTGTTGGAGATTTGTCTTCCTCGTCCCAAGATCTTCATCAGGAACCTGGGACCGTCTAAAAGCAACCTGCAGCAGGACCTGAAGGACTTCTCCCAAAA AGTGACCCAGGTGTACCTGGCCATAGACGACCGGCTCACCTCCCTCAAGACCGACACCTTCAGCAAGACGcgagaggaaaagatggaggaccTCTTTGCTCAGAAAGAC atggaAGATGCCGAGCTGCGCAGCTGGATCGAAAAGCTGCAGGTGAAGATCCAGGCCTGCGGTCTGGATTCTCCGCAGCAGGTGCAGGCGGTTCTGGAGTCGCTGGTGATGAAGAAGCAGGGTCTGTGCGAGATGCTGCAGTCCTGGAACAGCAG GCTGCAGGACTTGTTCCAGCAGGAGAAAGGCCGGAAGCGTCTGTCCGTGCCTCCGAGCCCGGGGAGGCACCGGCAGACCGCCGCCGACGAGAGCAAG AGCACCCTGGATTCCTCCCCCCGCAACCCCTCGCCTGTGGTTCAGAACGGTGACAAAG AGGACCGCCATCTCTGCATcctgtcctccacctcctcctccttgctgCCGTCGCCAGGAGAACTCGGAGCTGATCCTTTCACACCTGTTCCCTCCTTCACTGAGCAGGACTCGGTCAGCCTCCcagaag ATGTGTTTGACGGACACCTGCTGGGCTCCACTGACAGCCAGGTGAAGGAGAAATCCACCATGAAAGCCATCCTCGCCACTTTCCTGCCCGGCAACAGCTACAACCCCATCCCTTTCCCGTT CGAGCCGGACAAACACTACCTGATGTACGAGCACGAGCGGGTTCCCATCGCGGTGTGCGAGCGAGAGCCGAGCTCCATCATCGCCTTCGCTCTCAG CTGCAAGGAGTACAAAACGTCGCTGGACGATCTGTCCAAGACGTCGAGCGCCGGCGGGGAGGAGACGCCGCAGGCCACCAG tgCCGGGGAGGGCCGGGCGAGGAGCAGCCCCCTCAGGCCCAGTGAGTCGGCCTCGTCCCAGCAGAGCCGCACCAGCTTGGAGACGGATCCCCTCA AAGACGCAGACCTGGCCGATAAACAGAAGAAGCAGACCCTGAATCCTCACGTCGAGCTAC AATTCTCCGACGCCAACGCCAAGTTCTACTGCCGGATCTACTACGCCGAGGAGTTCCACAAGATGCGCGAGGAGATCATGGAGAGCACCGAGGAGGACTTCGTCCGCTCGCTGTCGCACTGCGTCAACTGGCAGGCTCGCGGGGGGAAATCCGGAGCCGTGTTCTACGCCACAGAAG ATGACCGCTTCATTCTGAAGCAGATGCCCAGACTGGAGGTCCAGTCCTTCTTGGACTTTGCGCCTCACTACTTCACCTACATCACCGGAGCTGTGCAGCAGAAA CGGCCGACAGCGCTGGCGAAGATTCTGGGTGTTTACAGGATCGGTTACAAGAACTCCCAGAACAACACGGAGAAGAAGCTGGACCTGCTGGTGATGGAGAATCTCTTCTATGGACGCAAGATGGCGCAG GTGTTTGACCTCAAAGGTTCCCTGAGGAACCGCAACGTGAAGACGGACTCGGGGAAGGAGAGCTGCGAGGTGGTTCTGCTGGACGAGAACCTCCTGAAGTTGATCCACGACAACCCGCTGTACATCCGCTCCCACTGCAAGGCCATCCTGCGGGCCGCCATACACAGCGACGCCTACTTCCTGTCCAGCCACCTCATCATCGACTACTCCCTGCTGGTGGGGCGCGACGACGCCACCGATCAGCTGGTGGTCGGGATTatag ACTACATCAGGACATTCACCTGGGACAAGAGGCTGGAGATGGTCGTCAAATCCACCGGAATCCTGGGTGGTCAAG GGAAGATGCCCACCGTCGTCTCTCCGGAGCTGTACAGATCTCGGTTCTGCGAGGCCATGGACAAATATTTCCTGATGGTACCCGACCACTGGACCGGCCTGGGCGTCAACTGCTga